The Lutra lutra chromosome 1, mLutLut1.2, whole genome shotgun sequence genomic sequence cgCGGGAGGCTGGGGCTCGGAGGCGCGGCTccgaggcgggggcgggggcgggacgCGGGAGAGGCCACCCACCTCGCCCAGCCCAGgatccccctccctccccacccgcGCCTTGCCCTTCCTCCCGCGCTGCGGCTGAGCCTGGGCTCGGCgcgggggaggcggggggcaTCCCGGAGGGgatcccgccccctcccccggccgccccgcgcccccgcaCCCACGTGAGCGCAGGGCCAGCCGGAATCCCACCCGCTGCACAGCGCGTCCCGGCTTCGCGCCGGTGCCTCCGCGGTCCTGTCCCCGCGCCAGCTCGGCGCCATCCCTGGCGGCTTCCCGCTGCTCCCGCCCGGCGCTTCGCCGGGCTCCGGCACCTGCATCCGGGCGCAGAGCGCAGGCCGAGGCGCGGGCAGGCCGCCCCCGCCGCTCCGGGAGCGGGTGAGTGGGGACACCGCGGTTCCGCTCCGCCAGGGGCTTTGGGGTCGGAGCGGGCGGGATCCGAGGCGGGCTTGGCCCACCCTGGGGTCAGGCGGGTGGGGCGCCCCTGCGTCCGCGTTCCCAGCTCTCGGCCGCCTTTGTCTCTGCTGCTCCTCAGCATGATCGCCGCCGCTCGTCAGGTCGCCTTGGTGAGTTTCCTACCACCTTAGCCATTCATTACCTGTGGGCTCATTacccatcttcctcctcctcatcccgtCTCTCTGACCGTGGCCTCGATTCGTGGGCAGGTTTCCATCTCTGTGCATGATGCTTCCTCCATTTCCAGGGCTCGGCTCCCATCCCTATCAGGGTGTTTATTCCTCCAACTCCGGACAGACTGGATGTGACTGAGACTTTGGCCGCCGTCACACCGGTGGTGGGTGGGAAGTTGtgtgtggggtggtggtggtggtgtgtgtgtgggaggctGAATTTATGAGTGGCTCGCCTTCCTAGAGAGGTGTGTGGGCTGGGTGCTTAAATGTGGGAAGGAATTTGAATGTCTGAAGTTTTGTGTCTGGAGTCCCAagttgtgcgtgtgtgtgtgtgtgtgtgtgtgtgtgtgtgaattctgTGGCTCTCGGTGTATGGAGTTTCATTTAGGAAGAGGAATTGTTCAGGGTCTTGAAGGTGTGTGGGGGGTTGTATGTCTGATGGTGTGCatgaaagtgtgtgtgtttgtgtgtgtagggATTGTATGACCGACACTGCAGGAGTGGAGTTGCTTTTCTGAAGGTGTGCGTGGGCTTGTGTGTCTGAAGAGTTCTGTGTGTGTGACTGTATGTCTGTGCAGTGGTATTTGTGTCAATTGCACACAGAGGTGTGTGAGATTGTGCGTTTGAAGCTGTGCGTGATATGTTATGTATgtgatttctctcctctctttccttcccccactcactccTCTGGCCAGCAGAGTGTTGAGAAAAAATGTAGAGGAAGCATACATTTTCCCACTGAGCTTGCTT encodes the following:
- the LOC125106508 gene encoding translation initiation factor IF-2-like — protein: MSPQGGPSPPRIPPAPTPKPLAERNRGVPTHPLPERRGRPARASACALRPDAGAGARRSAGREQREAARDGAELARGQDRGGTGAKPGRAVQRVGFRLALRSRGCGGAGRPGEGAGSPPGCPPPPPRRAQAQPQRGRKGKARVGREGDPGLGEVGGLSRVPPPPPPRSRASEPQPPAPPPFPPHAPRPGPKVPGELRDPPGYRWARTRIPGGGLGQTRGRPSRCPGRHVGSVAPLLPSGTQPGLGLLAAVCP